ATCGCATCAGCGGCTTCAATTGCGGGAACCAGGCCGCGAGTCTCGATCATGCCGAGAGCGATACCCATGGTTTCGTTAGCCATTGCCTACCGGAAAGAGGTTTGGAATGTTCGCTCGGGACATTGCTCTGCCAAGACCCTCGCCGTCAAGCGTTTCCAGAGTCGATCTCGATCACTGTCCATACTGAACTTAATAAGCTTTGCTTATCAGCCTGTCCCTGACTGTTCCGAACTGCTGTGGGGAGTCATGTATGGACTTCCGCATAGTTCGTTGCCGACGTCTTTGTAACGCCATAGCTTTACAAATCGCAGTATTTCTTGGTGCTTTAAGCGGCCTGGAATTTCGGGTCTTTTTCACCGCTGCAACCAACGCGATAATCGTTCTCAGCTCTCCTAAGCACAGAATGGGTGCCTCATCCCTGGGTCACCCTTGAGCCAGCTTTTGACCATCGCCAGCGGCAACCCCAGCAAGGTCGCAGAGATCGAAGCCATGCTCGGCCCTCTACCACTTGTTGTTCAACGCCAACCCGACGATTTGGACGTTGAGGAAACAGGGGACACCTATGGAGACAACGCCAACCTGAAAGCCACCGCCGCGGCCCTACGAACCAAAGGGTGGGCCATCGCCGACGATTCCGGCCTAGAGGTGGATGCGCTTCAGGGGGCTCCAGGCCTCTACTCAGCCCGCTACGCAACTGGCGATCAAGCCAAAGTTCAACGAATCCTCGATGAATTAGGCAACACTCCTTACCGAAGCGCCTGCTTCAGAAGCACGATGGTGCTCAGCGATCCAACGGGCAACTGCGTCGCAGCCGCGGAAGGGGTGTGCTGGGGAGAGATTCTTAAAGCACCTGCCTATCTCAATGGCGGGTACGAGTCGTTGCTTTGGGTGCGCGAAGCCGGCTGCACCTATGGCCAACTCAATGAATCACAACTCAGTCGACTGGGAAGCCGAGGCAAAGCAGCTCGCGCTTTGGCAACACACCTAAAACAATTTTTGAAGCTTCACTGAGGAACTCAGCGATATGACGCGTTGCGGTTGACCATCTCAATAGCCCGCATGGCAGCAGCGGCCGCTTCCTCCACATCACCCTCACGACCAGCCAGGGTCAATCGCCCAAAGGCACCCACAGCCTTCACATCCACAAGAGTGATGTTCGATGATTTTTCAGCCTCGTTGGCTGCGATCAGCACGTAACCGGCAGGCTCTGTTTCGAGAATGAACATGCTCATGCCCGCCTCAATCATCGATCCGCGGCGGTTCTGACGATTGATCAAAACAGCGTGATCAGGCGTGATCGCACGGATCACCTCAGTCCAGCTCACCTCAGCCGGATTGCGCTGGGCAATCGTGCTGCCGATGGCTTCCAGAACCACATCCCCGGAATGCAGCACCGTGCTCTGATCACGGTGATAAAGGGCCATCGAGCCGAAAGCCCGTTCCACCACCATTTGGCCAAGCCGAACATTGCTGGCCTTCAGCGCAATATCAGTAACGCGGTGCACAGCCATCCCTGGTGACACCTCCATCCACAGGCACGCATCTCCGGGGATGGGAAGAAATCCCTGACTCACCGTTCCCATGTAGGCCGCCAGTTGCGGCTGAAGCGAGTCGATAAAAACGTAGGTGCGCAGCTCAATCGACTGAACCTGGCTGTTTTGGCGCAACAACCGTGGGGATTCCGAGTCGGTTGTGACGACGCAGCTGGCTCCACTAGCAGAGGC
The DNA window shown above is from Synechococcus sp. CC9902 and carries:
- a CDS encoding non-canonical purine NTP pyrophosphatase; amino-acid sequence: MSQLLTIASGNPSKVAEIEAMLGPLPLVVQRQPDDLDVEETGDTYGDNANLKATAAALRTKGWAIADDSGLEVDALQGAPGLYSARYATGDQAKVQRILDELGNTPYRSACFRSTMVLSDPTGNCVAAAEGVCWGEILKAPAYLNGGYESLLWVREAGCTYGQLNESQLSRLGSRGKAARALATHLKQFLKLH
- a CDS encoding BMC domain-containing protein gives rise to the protein MTRFASFEERERRLGGSSLVTGTEVQKASASGASCVVTTDSESPRLLRQNSQVQSIELRTYVFIDSLQPQLAAYMGTVSQGFLPIPGDACLWMEVSPGMAVHRVTDIALKASNVRLGQMVVERAFGSMALYHRDQSTVLHSGDVVLEAIGSTIAQRNPAEVSWTEVIRAITPDHAVLINRQNRRGSMIEAGMSMFILETEPAGYVLIAANEAEKSSNITLVDVKAVGAFGRLTLAGREGDVEEAAAAAMRAIEMVNRNASYR